Proteins encoded together in one Cicer arietinum cultivar CDC Frontier isolate Library 1 chromosome 4, Cicar.CDCFrontier_v2.0, whole genome shotgun sequence window:
- the LOC101493733 gene encoding uncharacterized protein isoform X1, with amino-acid sequence MAEGSSRTDIQRILAAIKSSEVVEDRVQLFTDLGNLNLIEDVSDSDYASVMNCLVTYWENFTCLDVSQCMLNRSILLAASKYIYFNLPSCLPQTLTLGVKASIWCGKHLKMTLLSTEESQEDEHSSVFYQLLLEIQRFSLSTFSALLKFTDVVNKELMDDVETFTVEVLNLTKDSISEAKKIQSFGSEILKVAHMVIDVVVKLCKVRSELINWEASDENQLRLDKPINVCHAINITKHTVEKLSQIGVLAANDGGSSVNILSVSWKGVVSLLQIGGGHFTEMNIANIVVSLLALITEPLKCAAEVWSSSLNETISVTEAKRIFVPVKFYLINAVKICSLYPHQTYTVYREITQCVLMITSFWIFVSNEILLKYASAVIAELLEETTLDMVLSLLNSDKLKLEQKLEVVEWLFIDEGDSHSGFDGPTFADCNFTLVNEIFSSSCEGINRSRVLIFGRVVLFISFLKYSLKLDEDVKVAITQKLNWFLDILVEENVYSHMLVLQLPLFSGGGKTAELVCQPMFTLLLQAFKTFMIVISSSTAWGEFESFLLENLFHPHFLCWEIVMECWCFVVKHAETPIANNIIIRLCSLLKLLASCDSVFLPHSSFRKLTRSIYLLLTYCAKSVADEVYMSLVGNGRSQSSLILSLALFLEGFSLDLLSDELRKTSIQRIISDYYDFIDNCNEASLMACSSGLFGIPVFILSASFQSSLQAFKNRLPEIDARTLKFLVSISSNYKSTVDKRIKNHSLRLFGEVLEIISYLKDLYISNDVEQAIMKIESIFITEPPADLYKCKPHLAQFLAGLVHMEFSESDNCDEKSRAAWELYHFLLTERHWALTHLAIAAFGHFAAGTDCTQLWRFVPQNAALSYDLVSGTETSKEGFMAELKAFLNKQNALLTVAPSPEQLELLRKEGLILKQMIHNISVNAKLREGCESMEVDDKNQSNSMEVDDKNQSNRKRKLPDGISKGVELLKCGLKIISDGLSEWQLNPFETNELHIKYSTQFSRLEDAITHFEELAGSSEVCLSPIQSNF; translated from the exons ATGGCGGAAGGAAGCTCCAGGACCGATATCCAGAGGATACTCGCCGCCATTAAATCCTCCGAG GTTGTTGAGGACCGTGTTCAATTGTTTACTGATCTtggaaatttaaatttgatcGAGGATGTATCTGACTCTGATTATGCTTCCGTCATGAATTGCCTCGTA ACCTATTGGGAAAATTTCACATGTTTGGATGTTTCCCAATGCATGCTAAATAGAAGTATTCTACTAGCGgcttcaaaatatatatattttaacctACCTAGTTGTTTACCTCAAACTCTCACTCTTGGAGTCAAG GCTAGTATATGGTGTGGCAAGCATCTAAAGATGACTCTTTTGTCTACAGAAGAATCTCAAGAAGACGAACACAGCTCTGTATTTTACCAG CTTCTTTTGGAAATCCAAagattttctttatcaacattttcAGCCTTGTTGAAATTCACCGACGTTGTTAACAAGGAATTAATGGACGATGTTGAAACCTTCACCGTAGAAGTGTTAAATCTAACTAAAGATTCTATATCAGAAGCCAAG aaaattcaatcatttgGATCAGAGATATTGAAGGTCGCACACATGGTCATTGATGTTGTTGTAAAACTATGCAAGGTGCGTTCTGAATTAATAAACTGGGAGGCTTCTGATGAAAACCAGTTGAGGCTTGACAAACCTATTAATGTTTGCCATGCTAtcaacataacaaaacacaccGTAGAAAAGCTGTCTCAGATCGGTGTTCTTGCAGCGAATGATGGTGGCAGTTCAGTCAATATTCTTAGTGTCTCCTGGAAAGGTGTTGTTTCTTTGCTTCAAATTGGCGGAGGACATTTTACAGAAATGAATATAGCAAATATAGTGGTATCTTTGCTTGCACTAATAACCGAGCCTTTGAAATGTGCTGCTGAGGTTTGGTCATCATCACTGAACGAAACCATCTCTGTTACTGAAGCTAAAAGGATATTTGTGCCAGTGAAATTCTACCTGATTAATGCAGTTAAAATATGCTCACTGTATCCTCATCAGACCTACACAGTGTACAGGGAGATTACTCAGTGTGTTCTCATGATCACTTCTTTTTGGATTTTTGTAAGTAATGAAATTCTTCTAAAATATGCATCTGCAGTAATTGCGGAGCTATTGGAGGAAACTACCTTGGATATGGTGTTGTCTTTGCTAAATTCTGATAAACTAAAACTGGAACAGAAGCTTGAGGTAGTGGAGTGGCTATTCATTGATGAAGGAGATTCTCATTCTGGCTTTGATGGTCCAACCTTTGCTGATTGTAACTTTACATTggttaatgaaatattttcaaGTAGTTGTGAAGGCATAAACAGATCAAGAGTACTAATATTTGGTCGAGTTGTATTGTTTATTAGCTTCCTTAAATACTCTCTCAAGCTCGATGAAGATGTGAAAGTAGCGATTACTCAGAAGCTTAATTGGTTTTTGGATATTTTAGTTGAGGAAAATGTATATTCTCATATGCTTGTTTTGCAACTTCCTTTATTCTCTGGCGGTGGTAAAACAGCTGAACTGGTGTGTCAGCCTATGTTTACTCTCCTCTTGCAAGCATTCAAAACCTTCATGATTGTGATCTCTTCAAGTACAGCTTGGGGGGAGTTCGAGTCCTTCTTACTAGAGAACTTATTTCATCCTCACTTCCTTTGTTGGGAGATTGTGATGGAGTGCTGGTGCTTTGTAGTGAAACATGCTGAAACACCAATTGCAAATAATATCATTATCAGACTATGTTCATTACTTAAGCTGCTGGCATCCTGCGACTCAGTTTTCCTTCCTCATTCTTCCTTCAGGAAATTGACAAGATCAATTTACTTGCTTCTAACCTATTGTGCAAAATCAGTGGCTGACGAGGTCTACATGTCTCTTGTTGGTAATGGGAGATCACAGTCGTCATTAATTTTGAGTTTGGCTCTGTTCCTTGAAGGGTTTTCGCTTGATTTACTGTCAGATGAGTTGAGAAAAACTTCCATTCAAAGAATTATATCTGATTATTATGACTTCATTGACAACTGTAACGAAGCATCATTGATGGCCTGCTCCTCTGGTTTGTTTGGCATTCCAGTTTTTATTCTTTCTGCTTCTTTTCAATCTTCTTTGCAAGCATT CAAGAATCGACTACCTGAGATTGATGCAAGGACCTTAAAGTTTTTGGTTTCAATTAGTTCCAACTATAAAAGTACTGTAGACAAAAGGATCAAGAACCATTCTCTTCGGCTTTTCGGCGAAGTTCTAGAGATCATTTCATATCTAAAAGATCTATACATATCAAATGATGTTGAACAGGCAATAATGAAGATTGAAAGTATCTTTATCACTGAGCCTCCGGCCGATTTATACAAATGCAAGCCACATTTGGCTCAGTTCCTCGCTGGACTTGTTCACATGGAATTTTCAGAAAGTGACAATTGTGATGAAAAAAGCCGTGCTGCATGGGAATTATATCACTTTCTCTTGACAGAGCGGCACTGGGCACTCACTCACTTGGCAATAGCCGCATTTGGACATTTTGCTGCTGGCACAGACTGCACTCAGCTATGGAGATTTGTTCCACAGAATGCAGCACTTTCATATGATTTAGTTTCGGGTACGGAGACAAGTAAGGAGGGATTTATGGCTGAGCTTAAAGCATTTCTTAATAAGCAAAATGCTCTTCTGACAGTTGCACCAAGTCCTGAACAGCTTGAGCTGCTAAGAAAAGAAGGTCTTATACTAAAACAGATGATCCATAACATTTCAGTTAATGCCAAACTGAGAGAGGGATGTGAGAGCATGGAAGTTGATGACAAGAACCAATCAAATAGCATGGAAGTTGATGACAAAAACCAATCAAATAGAAAGAGGAAACTTCCAGATGGAATTAGCAAAGGAGTGGAATTGCTGAAATGCGGTTTGAAGATTATTAGCGACGGTCTTTCAGAGTGGCAGCTTAATCCATTTGAAACCAATGAACTGCATATCAAGTATTCCACTCAATTTTCTCGATTAGAAGACGCAATTACTCACTTTGAGGAATTGGCTGGGAGCAGTGAGGTATGTTTATCTCCTATTCAGAGCAACTTCTGA
- the LOC101493733 gene encoding uncharacterized protein isoform X2: protein MTLLSTEESQEDEHSSVFYQLLLEIQRFSLSTFSALLKFTDVVNKELMDDVETFTVEVLNLTKDSISEAKKIQSFGSEILKVAHMVIDVVVKLCKVRSELINWEASDENQLRLDKPINVCHAINITKHTVEKLSQIGVLAANDGGSSVNILSVSWKGVVSLLQIGGGHFTEMNIANIVVSLLALITEPLKCAAEVWSSSLNETISVTEAKRIFVPVKFYLINAVKICSLYPHQTYTVYREITQCVLMITSFWIFVSNEILLKYASAVIAELLEETTLDMVLSLLNSDKLKLEQKLEVVEWLFIDEGDSHSGFDGPTFADCNFTLVNEIFSSSCEGINRSRVLIFGRVVLFISFLKYSLKLDEDVKVAITQKLNWFLDILVEENVYSHMLVLQLPLFSGGGKTAELVCQPMFTLLLQAFKTFMIVISSSTAWGEFESFLLENLFHPHFLCWEIVMECWCFVVKHAETPIANNIIIRLCSLLKLLASCDSVFLPHSSFRKLTRSIYLLLTYCAKSVADEVYMSLVGNGRSQSSLILSLALFLEGFSLDLLSDELRKTSIQRIISDYYDFIDNCNEASLMACSSGLFGIPVFILSASFQSSLQAFKNRLPEIDARTLKFLVSISSNYKSTVDKRIKNHSLRLFGEVLEIISYLKDLYISNDVEQAIMKIESIFITEPPADLYKCKPHLAQFLAGLVHMEFSESDNCDEKSRAAWELYHFLLTERHWALTHLAIAAFGHFAAGTDCTQLWRFVPQNAALSYDLVSGTETSKEGFMAELKAFLNKQNALLTVAPSPEQLELLRKEGLILKQMIHNISVNAKLREGCESMEVDDKNQSNSMEVDDKNQSNRKRKLPDGISKGVELLKCGLKIISDGLSEWQLNPFETNELHIKYSTQFSRLEDAITHFEELAGSSEVCLSPIQSNF from the exons ATGACTCTTTTGTCTACAGAAGAATCTCAAGAAGACGAACACAGCTCTGTATTTTACCAG CTTCTTTTGGAAATCCAAagattttctttatcaacattttcAGCCTTGTTGAAATTCACCGACGTTGTTAACAAGGAATTAATGGACGATGTTGAAACCTTCACCGTAGAAGTGTTAAATCTAACTAAAGATTCTATATCAGAAGCCAAG aaaattcaatcatttgGATCAGAGATATTGAAGGTCGCACACATGGTCATTGATGTTGTTGTAAAACTATGCAAGGTGCGTTCTGAATTAATAAACTGGGAGGCTTCTGATGAAAACCAGTTGAGGCTTGACAAACCTATTAATGTTTGCCATGCTAtcaacataacaaaacacaccGTAGAAAAGCTGTCTCAGATCGGTGTTCTTGCAGCGAATGATGGTGGCAGTTCAGTCAATATTCTTAGTGTCTCCTGGAAAGGTGTTGTTTCTTTGCTTCAAATTGGCGGAGGACATTTTACAGAAATGAATATAGCAAATATAGTGGTATCTTTGCTTGCACTAATAACCGAGCCTTTGAAATGTGCTGCTGAGGTTTGGTCATCATCACTGAACGAAACCATCTCTGTTACTGAAGCTAAAAGGATATTTGTGCCAGTGAAATTCTACCTGATTAATGCAGTTAAAATATGCTCACTGTATCCTCATCAGACCTACACAGTGTACAGGGAGATTACTCAGTGTGTTCTCATGATCACTTCTTTTTGGATTTTTGTAAGTAATGAAATTCTTCTAAAATATGCATCTGCAGTAATTGCGGAGCTATTGGAGGAAACTACCTTGGATATGGTGTTGTCTTTGCTAAATTCTGATAAACTAAAACTGGAACAGAAGCTTGAGGTAGTGGAGTGGCTATTCATTGATGAAGGAGATTCTCATTCTGGCTTTGATGGTCCAACCTTTGCTGATTGTAACTTTACATTggttaatgaaatattttcaaGTAGTTGTGAAGGCATAAACAGATCAAGAGTACTAATATTTGGTCGAGTTGTATTGTTTATTAGCTTCCTTAAATACTCTCTCAAGCTCGATGAAGATGTGAAAGTAGCGATTACTCAGAAGCTTAATTGGTTTTTGGATATTTTAGTTGAGGAAAATGTATATTCTCATATGCTTGTTTTGCAACTTCCTTTATTCTCTGGCGGTGGTAAAACAGCTGAACTGGTGTGTCAGCCTATGTTTACTCTCCTCTTGCAAGCATTCAAAACCTTCATGATTGTGATCTCTTCAAGTACAGCTTGGGGGGAGTTCGAGTCCTTCTTACTAGAGAACTTATTTCATCCTCACTTCCTTTGTTGGGAGATTGTGATGGAGTGCTGGTGCTTTGTAGTGAAACATGCTGAAACACCAATTGCAAATAATATCATTATCAGACTATGTTCATTACTTAAGCTGCTGGCATCCTGCGACTCAGTTTTCCTTCCTCATTCTTCCTTCAGGAAATTGACAAGATCAATTTACTTGCTTCTAACCTATTGTGCAAAATCAGTGGCTGACGAGGTCTACATGTCTCTTGTTGGTAATGGGAGATCACAGTCGTCATTAATTTTGAGTTTGGCTCTGTTCCTTGAAGGGTTTTCGCTTGATTTACTGTCAGATGAGTTGAGAAAAACTTCCATTCAAAGAATTATATCTGATTATTATGACTTCATTGACAACTGTAACGAAGCATCATTGATGGCCTGCTCCTCTGGTTTGTTTGGCATTCCAGTTTTTATTCTTTCTGCTTCTTTTCAATCTTCTTTGCAAGCATT CAAGAATCGACTACCTGAGATTGATGCAAGGACCTTAAAGTTTTTGGTTTCAATTAGTTCCAACTATAAAAGTACTGTAGACAAAAGGATCAAGAACCATTCTCTTCGGCTTTTCGGCGAAGTTCTAGAGATCATTTCATATCTAAAAGATCTATACATATCAAATGATGTTGAACAGGCAATAATGAAGATTGAAAGTATCTTTATCACTGAGCCTCCGGCCGATTTATACAAATGCAAGCCACATTTGGCTCAGTTCCTCGCTGGACTTGTTCACATGGAATTTTCAGAAAGTGACAATTGTGATGAAAAAAGCCGTGCTGCATGGGAATTATATCACTTTCTCTTGACAGAGCGGCACTGGGCACTCACTCACTTGGCAATAGCCGCATTTGGACATTTTGCTGCTGGCACAGACTGCACTCAGCTATGGAGATTTGTTCCACAGAATGCAGCACTTTCATATGATTTAGTTTCGGGTACGGAGACAAGTAAGGAGGGATTTATGGCTGAGCTTAAAGCATTTCTTAATAAGCAAAATGCTCTTCTGACAGTTGCACCAAGTCCTGAACAGCTTGAGCTGCTAAGAAAAGAAGGTCTTATACTAAAACAGATGATCCATAACATTTCAGTTAATGCCAAACTGAGAGAGGGATGTGAGAGCATGGAAGTTGATGACAAGAACCAATCAAATAGCATGGAAGTTGATGACAAAAACCAATCAAATAGAAAGAGGAAACTTCCAGATGGAATTAGCAAAGGAGTGGAATTGCTGAAATGCGGTTTGAAGATTATTAGCGACGGTCTTTCAGAGTGGCAGCTTAATCCATTTGAAACCAATGAACTGCATATCAAGTATTCCACTCAATTTTCTCGATTAGAAGACGCAATTACTCACTTTGAGGAATTGGCTGGGAGCAGTGAGGTATGTTTATCTCCTATTCAGAGCAACTTCTGA
- the LOC101508652 gene encoding probable glutathione S-transferase yields MAEVKLHGFWYSPFTLRVVWTLNLKGIPYENIEEDRFNKSPQLLQYNPVHKTIPVLVHDGKPICESMIIIEYIDEIWPQNSLLPAELLQYNPVHKKTPVLVHDGKPICESMIIVEYIDEIWPQNSLLPADPYDRAQARFWVKYIDEMISSLLAFSHSKSGEEREKAKENIWERLGVVEEKCLGDENKFYGGDNINIVDIALGSFVKLIKVLEDTFEVEILQTERFPHLHLWFNNFKDVQVIKENTPGEEKLVALLKPTFEKIFTS; encoded by the exons ATGGCAGAGGTGAAACTACATGGATTTTGGTATAGTCCTTTTACTTTAAGGGTAGTATGGACCCTAAATCTAAAGGGTATACCATATGAAAACATAGAGGAAGATCGCTTCAATAAGAGTCCCCAACTTCTTCAATATAACCCAGTACACAAGACGATTCCGGTACTAGTTCATGATGGAAAACCCATATGTGAGTCCATGATCATTATTGAATACATCGATGAAATATGGCCACAGAACTCATTGCTTCCTGCTGAACTTCTTCAATATAACCCAGTACACAAGAAGACTCCGGTGCTAGTTCATGATGGAAAACCCATATGTGAGTCAATGATCATTGTTGAATACATTGATGAGATATGGCCACAAAACTCATTGCTTCCAGCTGATCCTTATGATAGAGCTCAAGCCCGATTTTGGGTTAAATATATCGATGAAATG ATTTCGTCACTTTTAGCATTCAGTCATAGCAAAAGTGGTGAAGAACGAGAGAAGGCCAAAGAGAATATATGGGAACGACTTGGAGTCGTCGAGGAGAAGTGTTTGGGTGATGAGAATAAATTTTATGGAGGAGACAACATTAACATTGTAGACATCGCTCTCGGATCTTTTGTCAAACTTATTAAGGTTCTAGAAGATACGTTTGAAGTGGAGATCTTGCAAACTGAGAGATTCCCCCACTTGCATTTATGGTTTAATAATTTCAAGGATGTTCAAGTCATCAAAGAAAATACTCCTGGCGAAGAGAAGTTGGTGGCTTTATTAAAGCCTACTTTTGAAAAAATCTTTACATCTTGA
- the LOC113783892 gene encoding probable glutathione S-transferase translates to MAEVKLHGFWYSPFTLRVVWTLNLKDIPYENIEEDRFNKSPQLLQYNPVHKKTPVLVHDGKPICESMIIVEYIDEIWPQNSLLPADPYDRAQARFWVKYIDEMISTLSAIIRSKSSEDREKAKENLWERLGVVEDQCLKDENKFYGGDNINIVDIALGSFVKFIEVLEITFKVEILQTERFPHLHLWFNNFKDVQVIKENTPHQEKFVAFLKPLFEKILASS, encoded by the exons ATGGCAGAGGTGAAACTACATGGATTTTGGTATAGTCCTTTTACTTTAAGGGTAGTATGGACCTTAAATTTAAAGGATATACCATATGAAAACATAGAGGAAGATCGCTTCAATAAGAGTCCACAACTTCTTCAATATAACCCAGTACACAAGAAGACTCCGGTGCTAGTTCATGATGGAAAACCCATATGTGAGTCAATGATCATTGTTGAATACATTGATGAGATATGGCCACAAAACTCATTGCTTCCAGCTGATCCTTATGATAGAGCTCAAGCCCGATTTTGGGTTAAATATATCGATGAAATg ATTTCGACACTTTCAGCAATCATTCGTAGCAAAAGTAGTGAAGACCGAGAGAAGGCCAAAGAGAATCTATGGGAACGGCTAGGAGTTGTTGAGGATCAATGTTTGaaagatgaaaataaattttatggagGAGACAACATTAACATTGTAGACATAGCTCTCGGATCTTTTGTCAAATTTATTGAGGTTTTGGAAATTACATTTAAAGTGGAAATTTTGCAAACTGAGAGGTTCCCCCATTTGCATTTATGGTTTAATAATTTCAAGGATGTTCAAGTCATCAAAGAAAATACCCCTCACCAAGagaagttcgtggctttttTGAAgcctctttttgaaaaaatctTGGCATCTTCTTGA